The genomic region TCCAGCCGGCGCGGCACCGCCAGCGGAGCCGCCGCCGGAAATGCCAGCGGCGGCGGCAGCGCGGTTTGCGCATGCTCGCCCCAGGCATCGGCCAGCGCGTCCAGGCGTGCATCCAGGTCGTCGAGCTCGCCGGCCGCCACCAGGCCCAGGTGGCGCTCGGGCAGTGCCAGTTCCGCGCGGCGCGGCAGCGCACCCAGCCACGCCAGGTCCGGCGGCAGGCTTTCGCGCAGCAACCGGGCGTGGTGCGCACTGCCGATCCGGTTGGCCGCCACGCCATGCACCTTCAGCCCATCGCGGTACCTCGCCAGCCCGGTCGCCAGCGCACCGAAGGTCTGCGCCATCGCCGAACCATCGATCACCGCCAGCACCGGCAGGCCGAGCGCGATGGCGAGGTCGGCGCTGGACGGCTCGCCATCGAACAGTCCCATCACGCCCTCGACCAGGATCAGGTCGGCCTCGTCCGCGGCGGCGTACAGGCGTGCGCGCACGTCGGCCTCGCCGCACATCCACAGATCGAGCTGCTGCACGGCTGCGCCGCTGGCGCGTTCGAGCACCATCGGGTCGAGGAAATCCGGGCCGGTCTTGAACACCCGCACCCGCCGACCCTGCCGCAGGTGCCAGCGTGCCAGCGCGGCGGTCACGCTGGTCTTGCCCTGCCCCGACGCGGGCGCCGACACCAGCAACGCGGGGCACGAGCGCATGGCGCCGCCCATCAGAGTTCTATCCCGTGCTGGGCCTTGATGCCGGCCTTGAACGCGTGCTTGACCAGGCGCATCTCGGTCACAGTGTCGGCCGCCTCCACCAACGCGTCCGGCGCGCCGCGGCCGGTGACGACCACATGCTGGCGCTGCGGCCGCGCCGCGAGCGCGGACAGCACCGCATCGAG from Lysobacter alkalisoli harbors:
- a CDS encoding cobyrinate a,c-diamide synthase; this encodes MGGAMRSCPALLVSAPASGQGKTSVTAALARWHLRQGRRVRVFKTGPDFLDPMVLERASGAAVQQLDLWMCGEADVRARLYAAADEADLILVEGVMGLFDGEPSSADLAIALGLPVLAVIDGSAMAQTFGALATGLARYRDGLKVHGVAANRIGSAHHARLLRESLPPDLAWLGALPRRAELALPERHLGLVAAGELDDLDARLDALADAWGEHAQTALPPPLAFPAAAPLAVPRRLDGWRIAVARDAGFCFLYPANLELLREAGAELRFFSPVAGDALPECDAAWLPGGYPELHLEALSNNTALHAALCAHRDAGKPLLAECGGLLFALETLTDRDGHGAAMAALLPGSAVMQRRFAALGMQEVSLPEGTLRGHSFHYARADIAAEPLATARNPNGGPTAEAVYRDRAMTASFVHLYFASNPEAATRLFRP